One segment of Candidatus Omnitrophota bacterium DNA contains the following:
- a CDS encoding carboxypeptidase regulatory-like domain-containing protein: MKHTRWISPVSVAMLMAVGCGSGTATAADAAAIKGTITLQGTAPKPEVVKMSADPACQQQHSSPVYTEEVVVDAQNRLKNVFVYVKAGVSGPVPPAPAAPVQLDQRGCWYHPRVFGLQVNQPLEIINSDATLHNVNAKPAQNTPFNIAQPVKDMKSTKKFAKPEIGVSFKCNVHPWMRAYAGVVEHPFFSVSDAQGAFAISGLPAGQYTLEAWHEKYGTQTQTVTIGDGETKTVDFGFRAP, translated from the coding sequence ATGAAGCACACTCGATGGATTTCGCCGGTTTCGGTCGCGATGTTGATGGCGGTTGGCTGCGGCAGTGGCACGGCGACAGCGGCTGATGCGGCGGCGATCAAGGGCACCATCACGCTTCAGGGGACGGCGCCGAAGCCCGAGGTCGTTAAGATGAGCGCGGATCCGGCCTGCCAGCAGCAGCATAGCAGCCCGGTCTACACCGAAGAGGTGGTGGTGGACGCGCAGAACCGCCTGAAAAACGTCTTCGTCTACGTCAAGGCCGGGGTATCGGGGCCCGTACCCCCCGCGCCGGCTGCGCCCGTCCAGCTGGATCAGCGCGGCTGCTGGTATCATCCGCGCGTCTTCGGGTTGCAGGTGAATCAGCCGCTGGAGATCATCAACAGCGACGCGACGCTGCACAATGTCAACGCGAAGCCAGCGCAGAATACGCCGTTTAACATCGCGCAGCCAGTGAAGGACATGAAGTCGACGAAGAAATTCGCCAAACCGGAAATCGGCGTGTCATTCAAGTGCAATGTCCATCCGTGGATGCGCGCCTACGCTGGCGTCGTGGAGCACCCCTTCTTCAGCGTCAGCGACGCGCAGGGCGCGTTTGCGATTTCGGGGCTTCCGGCCGGCCAGTACACGCTGGAAGCGTGGCATGAGAAGTACGGGACGCAAACCCAGACGGTCACCATCGGCGATGGAGAAACGAAAACCGTTGACTTCGGCTTTCGCGCGCCATAG
- a CDS encoding c-type cytochrome → MHVFPHDSQQRCAVLLTVLLVSVAGSRQARAEQPAADPSAGKAAYDQFCARCHGPSGRGDGLDAKRFYPRPRDFSLGEFKFRTTVIGTPPSDDDLFRSITKGLPGSNMPDWPLLDERTRWQIVYYLKTLSPIFQQSQPQAISVARDPGPKRANRAKGKALYAKLGCGACHGTAGRANGTAAAGLTDDWGMKIRPANLTHGWAYRGGSEPESIMWRFMAGIEGSGMPSYAEAGLTPEDAWHLAYYVQSLQEPPRWNMVARATRLGGALPIAVDDPAWAAAEHTDVQTRNVVAPSGEWTDPPTILKVGIDMLANDHDIAFRLTWDDPTEDRQPPQDAIAIVFKPEGLEGDIVTLQAWPYDGAPTLDMCSWSADTGAPAEELAADFETIRSPRSPLRALAGGAATYTDGRWRMVMQRPLAPAAPEGAAQFTAEHYTSLAVAVFDGGNPDARAVSYWIDLALQSTQQQHHEP, encoded by the coding sequence ATGCACGTTTTTCCGCACGATTCCCAACAGCGCTGCGCCGTCCTCCTCACCGTATTGCTGGTGAGCGTTGCCGGCAGCCGCCAGGCACGGGCCGAGCAACCCGCCGCGGATCCTTCGGCGGGGAAAGCGGCCTATGATCAGTTCTGCGCTCGCTGCCACGGGCCCAGTGGCCGCGGCGACGGGCTGGATGCCAAGCGCTTTTACCCGCGGCCTCGCGACTTTTCCCTCGGCGAGTTTAAGTTCCGCACGACCGTCATCGGCACCCCGCCGAGCGATGACGATCTGTTTCGGTCGATCACCAAGGGCCTGCCGGGCAGCAACATGCCGGACTGGCCGTTGCTGGATGAGCGCACGCGGTGGCAGATCGTCTATTATCTGAAGACGCTCTCCCCGATCTTCCAGCAGAGCCAGCCGCAAGCCATCAGCGTGGCGCGCGATCCCGGGCCGAAGCGCGCGAATCGCGCGAAGGGCAAGGCGCTCTACGCGAAGCTGGGGTGCGGGGCGTGCCACGGAACCGCGGGGCGGGCCAACGGGACCGCGGCGGCCGGCCTGACGGATGATTGGGGGATGAAGATCCGCCCGGCGAATTTGACGCACGGCTGGGCGTATCGAGGCGGCTCGGAACCTGAATCGATCATGTGGCGCTTCATGGCCGGCATCGAGGGCTCCGGCATGCCCTCCTATGCCGAGGCCGGCTTAACACCGGAAGACGCGTGGCATCTGGCGTACTATGTGCAATCATTGCAGGAGCCGCCGCGCTGGAACATGGTCGCACGCGCCACGCGCCTCGGCGGCGCGCTGCCGATAGCCGTCGATGATCCGGCGTGGGCGGCGGCCGAGCATACGGATGTGCAGACGCGGAATGTGGTCGCGCCGTCCGGGGAGTGGACCGATCCCCCGACCATTCTCAAGGTGGGGATCGACATGCTCGCGAATGATCACGACATCGCGTTTCGCCTGACGTGGGATGACCCGACGGAGGATCGGCAGCCGCCTCAGGATGCCATCGCCATCGTGTTCAAGCCGGAGGGATTGGAGGGCGATATCGTGACCTTGCAGGCGTGGCCCTACGACGGCGCCCCCACGCTTGATATGTGTTCGTGGTCAGCCGACACCGGTGCTCCGGCCGAGGAGCTCGCCGCAGATTTTGAAACGATCCGATCGCCCCGCTCCCCGCTGCGCGCGCTGGCCGGCGGAGCCGCGACGTATACCGATGGGCGCTGGCGCATGGTGATGCAACGGCCCCTGGCTCCGGCAGCGCCGGAGGGCGCAGCACAGTTCACCGCTGAACACTACACCTCGCTGGCCGTGGCCGTCTTCGATGGCGGCAATCCTGACGCGCGCGCGGTGTCATACTGGATCGATTTGGCCCTTCAGTCGACACAGCAACAGCACCATGAACCGTGA